One stretch of Hymenobacter chitinivorans DSM 11115 DNA includes these proteins:
- a CDS encoding RNA polymerase sigma factor — MEVNNQEIQKQFSAKAKHDFKLIRAAVEQSDEKAYAELMQIYKKPVYHVVLKMVRNPDDAEDLTIEAFAKAFRNLHKFNPEYAFSTWLFRIATNNCIDFIRKNKIKTMSIDSAIKIDNGDEITIDFRDQNLNPQESAIKNQKIEIMQHVVSRLPDKYQRLVTLRYFDELSYEEIATELKAPLGTVKAQLHRARELLYDMVKNKKHII, encoded by the coding sequence ATGGAAGTAAACAATCAGGAAATTCAGAAGCAGTTCTCTGCCAAAGCCAAGCACGACTTCAAGCTGATTCGCGCTGCCGTCGAGCAGTCCGACGAAAAGGCCTACGCCGAGCTGATGCAGATCTACAAGAAGCCAGTGTACCACGTGGTACTCAAGATGGTGCGAAACCCCGACGACGCCGAGGATTTAACCATCGAGGCCTTCGCCAAAGCTTTCCGCAACCTGCACAAGTTCAACCCGGAATACGCCTTCAGCACCTGGCTGTTCCGCATTGCCACCAACAACTGCATCGACTTTATTCGCAAGAATAAAATCAAGACGATGTCGATTGACTCGGCCATCAAGATCGACAACGGCGACGAAATCACCATCGACTTCCGCGACCAGAACCTGAACCCGCAGGAGTCGGCCATCAAAAACCAGAAAATCGAAATCATGCAGCACGTCGTCTCGCGGCTGCCCGATAAATACCAGCGCCTCGTGACGCTGCGCTACTTCGATGAGCTGAGCTACGAGGAAATTGCCACCGAGCTCAAAGCCCCGCTCGGCACTGTAAAGGCCCAGCTGCACCGCGCCCGGGAGCTGCTCTATGACATGGTAAAAAACAAGAAGCACATCATCTAA
- the rsmG gene encoding 16S rRNA (guanine(527)-N(7))-methyltransferase RsmG: MDILARYFPDLTDQQKRHFAQLETEFRSWNERLNLVARTDVDNLAERHFLHSLGIAKVVQFPAGTSVLDVGTGGGLPGLPLAILFPEVKFHLVDSIGKKIRAVQDMAQALGLHNLTAEQTRAEQVRAKYDYVVSRAVARLATFHPWIAHRYKSPGDATTGLYYLKGGDLTEEIEESGLVAHVHNLSDYFQEEFFETKKVVFVPNTV, from the coding sequence ATGGATATTCTGGCCCGCTACTTCCCCGACCTTACCGACCAACAAAAACGCCATTTCGCCCAACTCGAAACCGAGTTTCGCAGCTGGAATGAGCGCCTCAACCTCGTGGCCCGCACCGACGTGGATAACCTGGCCGAGCGGCACTTTCTGCACTCGTTGGGTATTGCCAAGGTGGTGCAGTTCCCCGCCGGCACCTCGGTGCTCGACGTGGGCACGGGCGGCGGTTTGCCGGGCTTGCCGCTGGCTATTCTGTTTCCGGAAGTGAAGTTTCACCTCGTTGACAGCATCGGCAAGAAAATCCGGGCGGTGCAGGACATGGCCCAGGCGCTAGGCCTGCACAACCTGACGGCCGAGCAAACCCGGGCCGAGCAGGTGCGCGCCAAGTACGACTACGTCGTGAGCCGCGCCGTGGCCCGCCTGGCCACCTTTCACCCCTGGATTGCCCACCGCTACAAATCCCCGGGCGACGCCACGACCGGCCTCTACTACCTCAAAGGCGGCGACCTGACCGAGGAAATTGAAGAATCCGGCCTGGTAGCGCACGTGCACAACCTGAGTGACTATTTCCAGGAGGAGTTTTTCGAAACCAAAAAAGTAGTTTTCGTGCCCAACACGGTTTAA
- the tgt gene encoding tRNA guanosine(34) transglycosylase Tgt, with translation MTFDLVAHDPQSKARAGVVHTAHGAIQTPIFMPVGTAGTVKAVQQRDLKDDIKAQIILGNTYHLYLRPGLDVLRAAGGLHKFNGWDRPILTDSGGYQVYSLSGTRKIKEEGVKFRSHIDGSQHLFSPEGVMDIQRTIGADIMMAFDECTPWPCEYNYAARSLDMTHRWLKRCIERFDSTEGHYGYEQTLFPIVQGSTFKDLRVKSAEFIAEQGREGNAIGGLSVGEPAEMMYEMTELVCDILPQDKPRYLMGVGTPANILENIALGVDMFDCVMPTRNARNGMLFTTQGIMNITNKKWQMDFEPIDRELGGYVSTFYSRSYVRHLFQSQEMLGPQIASIHNLSFYLWLVQQAREQIIAGTFRDWKDKMVKQVMTRL, from the coding sequence ATGACCTTCGATTTAGTAGCTCACGACCCCCAATCCAAAGCCCGCGCCGGGGTGGTGCATACGGCCCACGGTGCCATTCAGACGCCCATTTTTATGCCCGTGGGCACGGCCGGCACCGTAAAGGCCGTGCAGCAGCGCGACCTGAAAGACGATATCAAAGCCCAGATTATTCTCGGCAATACCTACCACCTATACCTGCGCCCCGGCCTCGACGTGCTGCGCGCCGCTGGTGGTTTGCACAAGTTCAACGGTTGGGACCGGCCTATTCTCACCGACTCGGGCGGCTACCAGGTGTATTCGCTCAGCGGCACGCGCAAAATCAAGGAGGAAGGCGTCAAGTTCCGCTCCCACATTGACGGAAGCCAGCACTTGTTTTCGCCGGAGGGCGTGATGGACATTCAGCGCACCATCGGGGCCGACATCATGATGGCCTTCGACGAGTGCACGCCCTGGCCCTGCGAGTACAACTACGCCGCCCGCTCCCTGGACATGACCCACCGCTGGCTCAAGCGCTGCATTGAGCGCTTCGACAGCACCGAGGGCCACTACGGCTACGAGCAGACCCTGTTCCCGATTGTGCAGGGCTCCACCTTTAAGGATTTGCGGGTGAAGTCGGCCGAGTTTATTGCCGAGCAAGGGCGCGAGGGCAACGCCATTGGCGGCCTGAGCGTGGGCGAGCCGGCCGAGATGATGTACGAAATGACCGAGCTGGTCTGCGACATTCTGCCCCAGGACAAGCCCCGCTACCTGATGGGCGTGGGCACGCCGGCCAACATCCTGGAAAACATTGCCCTGGGCGTGGATATGTTCGACTGCGTGATGCCGACCCGCAACGCCCGCAACGGCATGCTGTTCACGACGCAGGGCATTATGAATATTACCAACAAGAAGTGGCAAATGGACTTCGAGCCGATTGACCGGGAATTAGGCGGCTACGTGAGTACGTTTTACTCCCGCTCCTACGTTCGGCACTTGTTCCAGAGCCAGGAAATGCTGGGCCCCCAGATTGCCTCGATTCACAACCTGTCGTTCTACCTCTGGCTGGTGCAGCAGGCCCGGGAGCAAATTATTGCCGGCACCTTCCGCGACTGGAAAGACAAGATGGTGAAGCAAGTAATGACCCGGCTGTAA
- a CDS encoding glycosyltransferase, translating to MSLPFSPAIWLLLASVLVQLGYAAYYFLPFALRPETAPPPGPGIDSEPVSILVCAHNELENLRRLLPLLLQQDYPAGFEIILVDDRSGDDTYLYVQQLTQYYPNVRLVTIDKTPEGLSPKKYALTLGIKVARHPHLLFTDADCIPATNQWVRLMQRGFARPADLILGYSAYAAEPGFLNKLIRFETLLTGAQYLSFAWRGQPYMGVGRNLAYTQQCFRATKGFASHIRSLGGDDDLLVQDAVRHGQRVTVEAEPAAHTLSEPAQTWPAWWRQKRRHLSAGKRYRLADRLRIGNFIGTNLLFYFTTLVLLFSRPDWVPLTALWGIRTSVMCVSYAKLGQRLDDRLPVMLLPVLDAVYFFYYLALGISLFLYRNLRWK from the coding sequence TTGTCCCTTCCTTTTTCTCCCGCTATCTGGCTGCTGCTGGCCTCGGTGCTGGTGCAGCTGGGCTACGCGGCCTACTACTTTCTGCCCTTCGCGCTGCGCCCCGAAACCGCCCCGCCCCCCGGCCCCGGCATCGACTCCGAGCCCGTTTCCATCCTGGTGTGCGCCCACAATGAGCTGGAAAATCTGCGCCGCCTGCTGCCGCTCTTGCTGCAGCAGGATTACCCCGCCGGCTTCGAAATAATTCTGGTGGACGACCGCAGCGGCGACGACACGTACCTGTACGTGCAGCAGCTCACCCAGTACTACCCCAACGTGCGCCTGGTCACCATCGACAAGACGCCGGAAGGGTTGTCGCCGAAAAAATATGCACTGACTCTCGGAATTAAAGTAGCCCGCCACCCGCACCTGCTTTTTACCGACGCCGATTGTATTCCGGCTACTAATCAGTGGGTTCGGCTGATGCAGCGCGGCTTCGCCCGGCCCGCCGATTTAATTTTAGGGTATTCGGCCTATGCCGCGGAGCCCGGATTTTTAAATAAACTCATCCGATTTGAAACCCTGCTCACCGGAGCGCAGTATTTGTCCTTCGCGTGGCGGGGGCAACCCTACATGGGCGTGGGCCGAAATCTGGCCTATACGCAGCAGTGTTTCCGCGCAACCAAAGGCTTTGCTTCCCACATCCGCAGCCTCGGGGGCGACGATGACCTGCTGGTGCAGGATGCCGTGCGCCACGGGCAGCGGGTGACGGTTGAGGCCGAGCCTGCGGCGCATACGCTGAGCGAACCAGCCCAAACCTGGCCCGCCTGGTGGCGCCAAAAGCGGCGGCATTTGTCGGCCGGCAAGCGCTACCGGCTGGCCGATAGATTGCGAATTGGAAACTTTATTGGCACTAATCTGCTTTTTTATTTCACAACGTTGGTGCTGCTGTTTTCCCGCCCCGATTGGGTACCTTTGACCGCCCTGTGGGGTATTCGTACTTCGGTCATGTGCGTCTCGTACGCAAAGCTTGGACAACGCCTCGACGACCGTCTGCCGGTAATGTTGCTGCCCGTACTCGACGCTGTTTATTTTTTTTACTATCTAGCTCTGGGAATTTCGCTGTTCCTCTACCGTAACCTCCGATGGAAGTAA
- a CDS encoding DMT family transporter, producing MLKDYLRLHFIVLLWGFTAILGKLISVPPVELVFWRTLLASAGLGVLLTVRKQDWRLPLAQALRLLAVGALVAVHWITFFLAARLSSVSVCLAGLATLALWTSLLEPLLLWRRVRAYEVGLGLLTMVGLYLVSQAELDQLLGLGVAIISAGLSALFSVLNSKLVKQHTPLKLTFYEMAGACLSIGFFFPIYSRYYTEGAGLQLALKPLDWLWLLLLAGVCTVYAFSSSVELMKRLSAFVINLTINLEPVYGIILAVLIFGAREKMSTGFYLGTVVILFSVLIHPVLDQWNQRRARRQHEPVPEEVVVTNP from the coding sequence ATGCTCAAAGACTACCTGCGTTTGCACTTTATTGTCCTGCTGTGGGGCTTCACGGCTATTTTGGGCAAGCTGATTTCGGTGCCGCCGGTGGAGTTGGTGTTCTGGCGCACGCTGCTGGCCTCGGCCGGGCTGGGCGTGCTGCTCACGGTGCGCAAGCAGGATTGGCGCCTGCCGCTGGCCCAGGCCCTGCGGCTGCTGGCGGTGGGGGCCCTGGTGGCCGTACACTGGATTACGTTCTTTCTGGCCGCCCGGCTCTCGTCGGTGAGCGTGTGTTTGGCGGGCCTGGCTACGCTGGCGCTGTGGACGTCCCTGTTGGAGCCGCTGCTGCTGTGGCGGCGGGTGCGGGCCTACGAGGTCGGGCTAGGCTTGCTGACGATGGTTGGACTCTACCTCGTGTCGCAGGCTGAGCTGGACCAGCTGCTGGGCCTGGGTGTGGCCATTATATCGGCGGGGCTCTCGGCGCTGTTTAGCGTGCTCAATTCCAAGCTGGTCAAGCAACACACGCCGCTCAAGCTCACGTTCTACGAAATGGCCGGCGCCTGCCTGAGCATTGGGTTCTTCTTCCCCATTTACTCGCGCTACTACACCGAAGGCGCCGGCCTGCAGCTGGCCCTCAAGCCGCTCGACTGGCTCTGGCTGCTGCTGCTGGCCGGCGTATGCACGGTATATGCTTTTTCCTCGTCGGTAGAGCTGATGAAGCGTCTCTCGGCCTTTGTTATCAACCTGACCATCAACCTGGAGCCCGTGTACGGCATTATCCTGGCCGTACTGATTTTCGGGGCCCGGGAAAAGATGTCGACTGGCTTCTACCTGGGCACAGTGGTCATCCTCTTCAGCGTGCTTATTCACCCCGTGCTCGACCAGTGGAATCAGCGGCGGGCCCGTCGCCAGCACGAGCCGGTACCGGAAGAAGTCGTCGTCACGAATCCGTAG
- a CDS encoding LptF/LptG family permease — MKLLDKYILLKFLTSFFFVVVVLVSVICVIDFTEKNDDFIQHNLSAGKIISEYYINLFPYYANLLSPITVFIAVVFVTARLAARTEIVAILASGVSFPRLLVPYWMGAFVIGVITFALIGWGIPMANKTRVAFEKKYIKNPYRYEARNIHIKIGPKAYVYMESYDNVNNVGYRFALETIDGTTLKRRMTADAITWDSTRRAWKLTPQLVRTFNGQQEKLLTLPARDTTLNLYPKDFASTWRLSETLTLPELNAYIQQKIDRGADDTQVYLSEKYERYAYPYAIFILTTIGVILSARKSRAGVGGQIALGFVLAFVFLIFVILSRNLAQVGDMSPMLAAWVPSIIFTGIGLALYRFVPQ; from the coding sequence GTGAAGCTCCTCGATAAGTACATACTACTGAAATTCCTCACCTCGTTTTTCTTCGTGGTGGTGGTGCTGGTGAGCGTTATCTGCGTGATTGACTTCACGGAGAAAAACGACGATTTTATTCAGCACAACCTCTCGGCGGGCAAGATTATTTCGGAGTACTACATCAACCTGTTTCCGTACTACGCCAACCTGCTCTCCCCCATTACGGTGTTTATAGCGGTGGTTTTCGTGACGGCCCGGCTGGCGGCCCGCACCGAAATTGTGGCGATTCTGGCCAGCGGCGTGAGTTTCCCTAGGCTGCTGGTGCCCTACTGGATGGGCGCTTTCGTCATTGGCGTCATCACCTTTGCTCTCATCGGCTGGGGCATCCCGATGGCCAACAAAACCCGGGTGGCCTTTGAGAAAAAGTACATCAAGAACCCCTACCGCTACGAGGCGCGCAACATACATATCAAGATCGGGCCCAAGGCCTACGTGTATATGGAGAGCTACGACAACGTGAACAACGTGGGCTACCGTTTCGCGCTGGAAACCATTGACGGCACCACGCTCAAGCGCCGCATGACGGCCGATGCCATTACCTGGGACTCGACGCGCCGGGCCTGGAAGCTCACCCCGCAGCTGGTGCGCACCTTTAACGGGCAGCAGGAAAAGCTGCTCACCCTGCCCGCCCGCGACACGACGCTGAACCTTTATCCCAAGGACTTTGCCAGCACCTGGCGCCTGTCGGAAACCCTGACCCTGCCCGAGCTCAACGCCTACATCCAGCAGAAAATTGACCGGGGCGCCGACGACACGCAGGTGTATTTGAGCGAAAAGTATGAGCGCTACGCCTATCCCTACGCCATTTTCATCCTGACCACCATCGGGGTGATTCTGAGTGCGCGCAAGTCGCGGGCCGGGGTGGGCGGGCAGATTGCGCTGGGTTTCGTGCTGGCCTTCGTCTTCCTGATTTTCGTGATTCTAAGCCGCAACCTGGCCCAGGTCGGCGACATGAGCCCCATGCTGGCCGCCTGGGTGCCCAGCATCATCTTCACCGGCATCGGCCTGGCTTTGTATCGTTTCGTCCCGCAATAA
- a CDS encoding YheT family hydrolase, producing MPLVAHSRYQPPFYMFNGHIQTIVPSLWRSVPDVTYQRERVETPDGDFLDLDWSRQPAGVGADTLAIVSHGLEGDAGRPYVRGMVRALKHAGLDALAWNYRSCSGEMNRLVRSYHLGDTDDLDFVVRYALATGRYRRIFLTGFSAGGNVTLKYLGENPARVPQEVARAAVFSVPTDLKSSSYQISKPENRIYLARFLKSLRAKMRQKAELLPGQIDVENLELLRDFPQFDDRFTAPMHGFKSADDYYEQSSSGRYLASIAIPTLLVNAENDPFLAPSCFPRETAAASAFVFLETPPEGGHVGFAEGTPDGEYYSERRAVEFLTAETPG from the coding sequence ATGCCCCTTGTTGCTCACTCCCGCTACCAGCCCCCGTTTTATATGTTCAACGGGCACATTCAGACCATTGTGCCTAGCCTCTGGCGCTCCGTGCCCGACGTAACCTACCAGCGCGAGCGGGTCGAGACGCCCGACGGTGACTTCCTGGACCTCGACTGGTCGCGCCAACCCGCCGGAGTGGGCGCCGACACCCTGGCCATTGTTTCGCACGGGCTGGAGGGCGACGCCGGCCGGCCCTACGTGCGCGGCATGGTGCGGGCCCTCAAGCATGCCGGCCTCGATGCCCTGGCCTGGAACTACCGCAGCTGCAGTGGGGAAATGAACCGCCTGGTGCGCTCCTACCACCTCGGCGACACCGATGACCTGGACTTCGTCGTCCGCTACGCCCTGGCCACGGGCCGCTACCGCCGCATCTTCCTCACCGGCTTCAGCGCTGGCGGCAACGTGACGCTGAAATACCTGGGCGAAAACCCGGCCCGCGTCCCGCAGGAAGTGGCCCGGGCCGCCGTGTTTTCAGTGCCCACCGATCTGAAGTCCAGTTCCTACCAGATTTCCAAGCCCGAAAACCGCATTTATCTGGCCCGTTTCCTGAAATCGCTGCGGGCTAAGATGCGCCAGAAGGCCGAGCTGCTGCCCGGGCAGATTGACGTGGAAAATCTGGAGCTACTGCGCGACTTCCCGCAGTTCGACGACCGATTTACGGCCCCCATGCACGGCTTCAAGTCGGCCGACGACTACTACGAGCAGTCTAGCTCGGGCCGCTACCTGGCTTCCATTGCCATTCCCACGCTGCTGGTCAACGCCGAAAATGACCCGTTTCTGGCGCCCTCCTGCTTTCCGCGCGAAACCGCGGCCGCCTCGGCATTTGTCTTTCTGGAAACCCCGCCCGAAGGCGGCCACGTGGGCTTCGCCGAAGGCACCCCCGACGGCGAGTACTACTCCGAACGCCGCGCCGTGGAATTCCTGACGGCGGAAACGCCGGGGTAA
- a CDS encoding DUF4142 domain-containing protein, giving the protein MKTTKAIPPLLVGAVLLLGAACSSSNTGMSSGTTSGSSTGTSSSMGSGSTAGSSGAAGSDMSSGSSATGSTSGSMGASGTGGMAGAGGTAGAADMSAFMATFATMQDPTFLMTAASSNLLEIQMGQMATQKSTNADVKRFGQMMVDHHTKATQELKTVASPLGVTLPQTMMPVHQAMADRLMSKSGKAFDEDYMDAMEMAHKMDIAMFEVKSNGAETPAVKSFATKTLPMLRSHRTMANEIEKKVD; this is encoded by the coding sequence ATGAAAACCACGAAAGCTATTCCCCCTCTTTTGGTTGGCGCCGTACTGCTTTTGGGCGCCGCCTGTAGCAGCAGCAACACGGGCATGAGTTCGGGTACCACGTCGGGCAGTTCCACGGGTACGAGCTCCAGCATGGGTTCTGGCTCTACTGCGGGTTCGAGCGGGGCGGCGGGCTCGGACATGAGCTCGGGTTCTTCCGCAACTGGCTCTACCTCGGGCTCAATGGGCGCTAGCGGCACCGGCGGCATGGCCGGGGCGGGTGGTACGGCCGGCGCGGCCGATATGTCGGCTTTCATGGCCACCTTCGCCACCATGCAGGACCCCACTTTCCTGATGACGGCGGCCAGCAGCAACCTGCTGGAAATTCAGATGGGGCAGATGGCTACCCAGAAGTCGACCAATGCCGACGTGAAGCGGTTTGGGCAAATGATGGTAGACCATCATACCAAAGCCACTCAGGAGCTCAAAACCGTGGCCTCGCCCCTGGGCGTAACCCTGCCCCAGACTATGATGCCGGTGCACCAGGCCATGGCCGACCGGCTGATGAGCAAGTCGGGCAAGGCCTTTGACGAAGACTACATGGATGCCATGGAAATGGCCCACAAGATGGATATTGCCATGTTTGAGGTGAAAAGCAACGGAGCCGAAACCCCGGCCGTGAAGTCTTTTGCAACTAAAACGTTGCCCATGCTTCGCTCGCACCGCACCATGGCCAACGAAATTGAGAAGAAGGTGGATTAG